Proteins encoded by one window of Salmonirosea aquatica:
- a CDS encoding GMC oxidoreductase — protein MSDTHYDIIIIGTGAGGGTMLDTLRKSGKRILVLERGTFLPKEKANWDAGEVFQKERYHNAEDFLDDRGEPFQPETSYWVGGSTKFYGAAMFRLRETDFQRVQHAGGVSPKWPLTYADFEPYYTKAEKLYSVHGKSNLDPTEPYRSAGYPHDAISHEPVIQELYDTLTHKGYRPFYLPLGIRLNEQDPLRSACIRCDTCDGFPCLIDAKADADVTCIRPALNDSNVTLLTHARATRLLTNAQGNEIKAVEVESGGSQRQFSADIVVVSCGAINSALLFQQSATDRHPDGLANRSGQVGRNFMKHQNAAIMALSRQANPTVFQKTLGLNDFYYGDKEFNFPMGHIQLMGKANKDMIGADAPALAPDFVLEKVAHHTTDWWLMAEDLPDPDNRIELRKGKRILHYKANNEEGFNRLRTKWKAILQECTPCDSTLDHTLYFGKTISLAGVSHQNGTMRFGTDPATSVLDLNCKTHEIDNLYVVDASFFVSSGAVNPSLTIIANAIRVGEHILDRMK, from the coding sequence GTGAGCGACACCCACTACGACATTATAATTATCGGTACCGGCGCCGGAGGTGGCACGATGCTGGATACGTTGAGAAAATCGGGCAAACGGATTCTGGTATTAGAGCGAGGTACCTTTCTGCCCAAAGAAAAAGCTAACTGGGATGCCGGAGAGGTATTTCAGAAAGAGCGATACCATAATGCCGAAGACTTTCTGGACGACAGAGGGGAACCCTTCCAGCCCGAGACTTCCTACTGGGTGGGGGGCAGCACCAAATTCTACGGCGCTGCCATGTTCCGCCTGCGCGAAACCGACTTTCAGCGCGTACAGCACGCGGGGGGCGTATCGCCCAAATGGCCACTGACCTATGCTGATTTCGAACCCTATTACACCAAGGCTGAAAAACTGTATAGCGTCCACGGCAAAAGCAACCTGGACCCCACCGAGCCCTACCGGAGCGCAGGGTACCCCCACGATGCCATCAGCCACGAACCAGTGATCCAGGAACTGTACGACACCCTCACCCACAAGGGGTACCGTCCTTTTTACCTGCCGCTGGGAATCCGGCTCAATGAGCAGGACCCGCTCCGCAGCGCCTGTATCCGCTGCGACACCTGCGATGGATTTCCTTGCCTCATCGACGCTAAGGCCGACGCGGACGTTACCTGTATCCGCCCGGCCCTGAATGATTCGAACGTCACGCTGCTGACCCATGCGCGGGCTACCCGCCTCCTGACCAACGCCCAAGGCAACGAAATAAAGGCGGTGGAGGTAGAATCCGGAGGTAGCCAGCGACAATTTTCGGCGGATATCGTCGTGGTATCGTGCGGAGCGATCAACAGCGCATTGCTTTTTCAGCAGTCGGCCACCGACCGGCACCCCGACGGCCTAGCCAATCGGTCGGGACAGGTAGGTCGCAATTTCATGAAACACCAGAACGCCGCCATCATGGCCCTGAGCCGGCAGGCCAATCCCACGGTTTTTCAGAAGACCCTGGGATTGAATGATTTTTACTATGGCGACAAGGAATTCAATTTCCCGATGGGACACATCCAGTTGATGGGCAAAGCCAATAAGGATATGATCGGTGCCGATGCACCCGCTCTGGCCCCTGACTTCGTGCTGGAGAAAGTAGCTCACCACACGACCGACTGGTGGCTGATGGCCGAAGACCTGCCCGATCCTGACAATCGGATCGAGCTGCGCAAGGGAAAGAGAATTCTGCACTACAAGGCGAATAACGAGGAGGGGTTTAATCGACTGCGCACAAAATGGAAGGCCATTTTGCAAGAATGTACCCCCTGTGACTCCACGCTCGACCATACGCTATATTTTGGCAAAACCATTTCGCTGGCAGGCGTTTCGCACCAGAACGGAACCATGCGCTTCGGTACCGACCCGGCTACCTCCGTACTGGATTTGAACTGCAAAACCCACGAAATTGATAACCTGTACGTAGTGGATGCCAGTTTCTTCGTGTCTAGTGGAGCCGTGAACCCGTCGCTAACCATCATTGCCAACGCCATCCGGGTGGGTGAACATATTCTGGATAGGATGAAATAG
- a CDS encoding amylo-alpha-1,6-glucosidase produces MPHLTHPAPTNSWNKNEWLITNGLGGYASSTPSGRNTRRYHGLLVASFDPPTNRRVLVSKVEETVTNEADISFELFTNQAGTEGNEFLVGFEVHPFPTQRFETDGIALSKSLCMVQNSNTTVLEYSNIGAQTLALKINIVLVNRDYHSLQKKDAGYLFTTHNSEAVKQITASPGAKPLYLGCDEKFFWTEIGAWKEGFEYGEEQERGLDFREDCYTVGAVSRRLEPGEKCYLTFSTEANMARADGQIFREKALDFYQNNTPATDDIFLNDLIRAGQQFLVHRQSTDSASLIAGYHWFTDWGRDTMIAMRGLCIALGKKAESESLLRTFLHYLDRGMIPNRFPDVGQTPEYNTIDATLWLFVILHDFHERFSDLEFIAEVFPKLTEIIEYHRAGTRYDIHVTKEGLLFGGEGLVQLTWMDARMDDFVPTPRHGCPVEINALWYNALMIHQKFSQMLKLGDGFTDDIRLFVENFVRFFYNEQGYLHDVVVPHEKTDPSIRPNMIYAVSLPYTTLTREQQKGVVLTVQQHLLTDYGLRTLSPGHPDFQPVYGGGRYQRDAAYHQGTVWPYLLGDFIEAYLKVHDEAPHARAQARIWLKPLEIHFYEENCLHGISEVFDGLTPRIGKGTIHQAWSVAALIRCLLALQN; encoded by the coding sequence ATGCCCCACTTGACCCACCCGGCTCCCACGAATTCCTGGAATAAGAACGAATGGCTGATTACCAACGGCCTCGGCGGCTACGCTTCTTCTACGCCTAGCGGCCGCAATACCCGCCGCTACCATGGGCTCCTGGTAGCTTCCTTCGACCCACCCACCAACCGCCGGGTGCTGGTTTCAAAAGTGGAGGAAACCGTAACAAATGAAGCAGATATTTCCTTCGAACTCTTTACCAATCAGGCCGGGACGGAGGGCAACGAATTTCTGGTCGGTTTTGAAGTCCATCCTTTTCCTACCCAACGCTTCGAGACAGACGGCATTGCGCTGAGTAAGTCGCTATGCATGGTGCAAAATTCCAACACAACGGTACTGGAATATTCAAATATCGGCGCACAGACCTTAGCCCTTAAAATTAACATAGTACTGGTCAACCGCGACTACCACAGCTTGCAGAAAAAGGATGCGGGGTACCTCTTTACTACGCACAACTCAGAAGCGGTAAAACAGATTACGGCCTCCCCCGGTGCCAAACCCTTGTACCTGGGTTGCGATGAAAAATTTTTCTGGACTGAAATCGGCGCTTGGAAAGAAGGCTTCGAGTACGGGGAGGAACAGGAGCGCGGCCTGGATTTTCGGGAGGATTGCTACACGGTGGGAGCAGTAAGCCGTCGCCTGGAACCTGGGGAAAAATGCTACCTGACTTTCTCTACCGAAGCAAATATGGCCAGGGCCGACGGTCAAATTTTCCGAGAAAAAGCACTGGATTTTTATCAAAACAACACCCCTGCTACCGATGATATTTTTCTGAATGATTTGATCAGGGCGGGTCAGCAGTTTCTTGTGCACCGCCAGTCCACCGACTCGGCTTCGCTCATTGCGGGGTACCACTGGTTCACCGATTGGGGGCGCGATACGATGATTGCCATGCGCGGCCTTTGCATCGCGCTGGGCAAAAAAGCCGAATCCGAATCCCTGCTCCGTACCTTCCTGCATTACCTTGACCGGGGTATGATCCCCAACCGCTTCCCGGACGTCGGCCAAACGCCCGAGTATAATACCATCGACGCTACGCTGTGGCTATTTGTGATACTGCACGATTTTCATGAGCGATTTAGTGATCTGGAATTTATCGCAGAAGTTTTTCCAAAACTCACCGAAATCATCGAGTATCACAGGGCGGGTACCCGCTACGACATTCACGTCACGAAGGAAGGCTTGCTGTTTGGCGGTGAGGGGCTGGTTCAACTTACCTGGATGGACGCCCGCATGGACGACTTTGTACCTACCCCCCGGCATGGCTGTCCGGTGGAGATCAATGCACTGTGGTACAATGCCTTGATGATCCATCAGAAGTTTTCACAAATGCTAAAACTGGGCGATGGTTTTACGGACGACATCCGGCTTTTCGTGGAAAATTTTGTCCGCTTTTTTTATAATGAACAGGGGTACCTTCATGATGTAGTGGTACCCCACGAAAAAACTGACCCGAGCATCCGTCCGAATATGATCTACGCCGTCAGCCTGCCCTATACCACCTTGACCCGGGAGCAGCAAAAAGGCGTTGTTTTAACTGTCCAACAGCATTTACTAACGGACTACGGCCTGCGTACACTCAGTCCCGGGCATCCTGATTTCCAGCCTGTATACGGGGGCGGTCGCTATCAACGCGATGCAGCCTACCATCAAGGTACCGTATGGCCTTACCTGTTGGGCGATTTTATCGAAGCCTATCTGAAAGTACACGACGAAGCGCCCCACGCCAGGGCGCAGGCCAGAATCTGGCTCAAACCGCTCGAAATTCATTTTTACGAAGAAAACTGCCTGCATGGCATTTCCGAAGTATTCGATGGCCTCACGCCCCGCATCGGCAAGGGTACCATTCACCAGGCGTGGTCGGTGGCGGCCCTGATCCGGTGCCTTCTGGCCTTACAGAATTAA
- a CDS encoding VOC family protein, which yields MLSRVALTVKDLSRSLAFYEKTLNFRPMGRYTIDAFTAGRLFGMPEDGMTVEVAVLSLGDETIELMEFQTSATGDEIPANSRSNDRWFQHLALVVSNMDTAYEHLKMFDIEPISPSPQTLPGYLEAAGISAFYFKDPDGHVLELIHFPADQGESRWHRRKAGLFLGIDHTAIVVKETAASWPFYQKLGLKKDSQTKNYGLEQEKLNQVDGARLLITGLRFGEGMGIEFLDFKTPTDGRPFPTTARPNDLIHWHTVVTVEDVGRVFDELMTLGYPLISKSITAVSTLNGEAKHGFLLRDTDGHAVLISEK from the coding sequence ATGCTTTCGCGCGTTGCTCTTACAGTCAAAGACCTTTCCCGTTCCCTTGCCTTTTATGAAAAAACCCTGAATTTCAGGCCCATGGGCCGCTACACGATCGACGCCTTTACGGCCGGTCGGCTATTCGGAATGCCTGAGGACGGTATGACCGTGGAGGTAGCCGTACTTTCGCTGGGGGATGAAACCATCGAACTGATGGAGTTCCAAACCTCAGCCACCGGCGATGAGATTCCGGCGAATTCCCGAAGCAATGACCGTTGGTTTCAACATCTGGCCCTCGTTGTCAGTAATATGGACACAGCTTACGAACATTTGAAAATGTTCGACATTGAGCCGATTTCTCCGTCGCCTCAAACGCTGCCGGGGTATCTGGAAGCGGCCGGAATTTCTGCCTTCTACTTCAAAGATCCCGACGGACACGTACTTGAACTCATCCATTTTCCCGCTGACCAGGGTGAATCCAGATGGCATCGACGAAAAGCAGGCCTTTTTCTAGGCATCGACCACACCGCAATTGTGGTGAAGGAAACGGCCGCCAGTTGGCCGTTTTACCAAAAACTCGGCCTGAAAAAAGATTCCCAGACCAAAAACTACGGCCTCGAACAGGAGAAGCTCAACCAGGTGGACGGTGCCCGGCTTCTCATCACGGGCCTGAGATTTGGTGAAGGCATGGGCATCGAATTCCTTGATTTCAAAACTCCGACCGACGGCAGGCCATTTCCAACAACCGCCCGGCCCAACGATCTGATTCATTGGCATACCGTGGTCACGGTGGAGGATGTGGGCAGGGTTTTCGATGAACTTATGACCCTGGGGTACCCTCTGATTTCAAAGAGTATTACGGCGGTCAGTACCCTGAATGGGGAAGCAAAACATGGTTTTCTACTGCGTGACACCGATGGACACGCAGTACTGATTTCAGAAAAATAA
- a CDS encoding type IX secretion system plug protein: protein MFRACFLLILFSLSVIFNTFGQAQFADVRLEDYIYSETIKTVLLYPATGSPDDPRRLIGPPVIQLGGDRPLALEFDDLTADYRGFRAKLIHCNADWNKSVLNDIEYTYEYNDYPITEFRQSFSTKVPYYHYRLEVPRVKVSGNYVLVVYSERQRKPVFTRRFMVYENQVRIAAQARFSQGIREQRTDQQIDFSLDYKGYQIISPQNDLKVFIRKNFRWDNAKSGFKPTNVRPFDQVLEYQFFDLENTFPGGNEFRYFDSRTLAARGYGIYELERLSEFTRLILAPDESRARGAYIQMDDLNGQYIVDQRESGQGSNEADYTPVVFTLRIPEVPGASVYVNGGFNLWLLNDLNRMTYDADSESYRAVILLKQGVINYDYATVDKTSGQVDESYVEGNYAATENDYDILVYNRPPASRADKLVGYRTVEWNRRR from the coding sequence ATGTTTCGTGCCTGCTTCCTATTGATATTGTTTAGTCTTTCCGTCATTTTCAATACGTTCGGGCAGGCGCAGTTCGCTGATGTGCGGCTGGAAGATTACATTTATTCCGAAACCATCAAGACCGTTCTGCTGTATCCCGCTACCGGCAGCCCCGATGATCCCCGGCGGCTTATTGGCCCGCCGGTCATTCAGTTGGGTGGCGACCGGCCGCTGGCGCTGGAATTTGACGATCTTACCGCCGACTACCGGGGGTTTCGGGCGAAGCTCATTCACTGCAATGCCGACTGGAATAAATCGGTGCTCAACGACATTGAATATACTTACGAGTACAACGATTATCCCATCACCGAATTCCGGCAGTCGTTCAGCACGAAGGTACCTTACTACCACTACCGGCTGGAGGTACCCCGCGTGAAGGTTTCGGGCAATTATGTGCTGGTGGTTTATTCGGAGCGGCAGCGCAAGCCCGTTTTCACTCGCCGTTTTATGGTGTACGAAAATCAGGTACGCATTGCCGCCCAGGCACGCTTTTCGCAGGGTATCCGGGAGCAACGCACCGACCAGCAAATCGATTTCAGTCTCGATTACAAAGGCTATCAGATCATTTCGCCTCAGAACGACCTGAAAGTATTTATCCGCAAGAACTTCCGTTGGGATAACGCAAAGTCAGGTTTCAAACCTACCAATGTACGGCCCTTCGATCAGGTACTCGAATATCAGTTTTTTGACCTGGAAAATACGTTTCCCGGCGGCAACGAATTCCGCTATTTCGATAGCCGCACGCTGGCGGCCCGGGGTTACGGAATTTATGAATTGGAACGCTTATCCGAATTCACCCGTCTGATTCTGGCCCCTGACGAATCCCGCGCGCGAGGCGCCTACATTCAAATGGACGATTTGAACGGACAGTACATCGTGGATCAGCGCGAATCGGGCCAGGGTAGTAACGAAGCTGACTATACGCCCGTAGTTTTTACCCTCCGCATTCCTGAGGTACCTGGTGCGTCGGTTTATGTAAATGGCGGCTTCAACTTATGGCTTCTCAATGATCTTAATCGCATGACCTACGACGCCGATTCTGAGTCCTACCGGGCGGTCATTCTCCTTAAGCAGGGGGTGATAAATTATGATTACGCCACGGTTGATAAAACCTCAGGTCAGGTAGACGAGTCCTACGTAGAAGGAAACTACGCTGCTACTGAAAATGATTACGATATCCTGGTGTACAACCGCCCGCCAGCATCCCGCGCCGACAAACTTGTAGGCTATCGTACCGTAGAATGGAACCGCCGCCGTTAG
- a CDS encoding Uma2 family endonuclease: MTAQPPKKISLKEYLEFEREAEYKSEYYQGEMFAMAGAGRNHNRITENLSIDIGFFLKGKSCRSYSSDLRIHIPANSLYTYPDLLVVCGKEEFIDEKNDTLLNPKIIVEVLSKSTGSYDRGEKFQLYRSIPTLEEYALIDSQRVAAEVFRKSERGFWSLMSENYTLEGSIELSSIGFTLPIRDIYDQTEDLGT, translated from the coding sequence ATGACGGCCCAACCCCCAAAAAAGATTTCGCTCAAAGAGTACCTCGAATTCGAACGCGAAGCTGAGTACAAAAGTGAATACTATCAGGGAGAGATGTTTGCCATGGCTGGCGCTGGACGCAATCACAACCGGATTACGGAAAATCTGTCAATTGACATAGGTTTTTTTCTAAAAGGCAAGTCCTGTCGTTCGTATTCCAGCGACTTACGGATCCATATTCCTGCCAATAGTCTCTACACCTATCCGGATCTACTGGTAGTGTGCGGAAAAGAAGAATTCATAGACGAAAAAAACGATACGCTCCTGAATCCTAAGATTATTGTCGAGGTACTTTCCAAGAGTACAGGAAGTTACGATCGAGGAGAGAAATTTCAGTTATATCGTAGTATCCCCACATTGGAAGAGTACGCGCTAATCGATTCGCAGAGGGTGGCCGCTGAAGTATTTCGCAAAAGCGAACGGGGTTTTTGGTCGCTCATGTCCGAAAACTATACTCTCGAGGGCAGCATCGAACTGAGCAGCATCGGTTTTACTCTGCCAATACGTGACATTTATGACCAAACGGAAGATTTAGGTACCTAA
- a CDS encoding outer membrane beta-barrel protein, translated as MKFFTYLVALLLVPAFLWAQNNDRGSISGSVLDEKQAAFPFVNVLLLKAKDSTLAKGMTTDNDGKFAFEQVEAGRYLTLVSMVGYQKVYSPVFVVANAPVQLSAVTLSVSAELLNEVKVLAQKPFIEQEIDRTVVNVENSIVSAGATALEVLERSPGVVVDQQNDRLQLRGKAGVIVQIDGKQTYLSQTELMNLLRNTPSDNIEKIELITNPSAKYDAAGNSGIINIKFKKNKNFGTNGNFSLGAGYSRYGRGNGSLALNHRQGKINIFGNGSFFAGKGFNNNNIYRKIPYEGNVTIFDNRTERIWESQNYSARAGMDYSISDKTTLGVLASAFFNDWATPEGIATTRILDGNLDLQQSFVTKSTSGQKLKNVTANVNVKHKFDDKGKELTFDADYVRYGGQSFNNLNTTYYKPGGAMDGTPDLVRNQMPSTINIGVAKMDYVQMLGKGKFETGLKTSYVASDNNMTFEVKQDVWTIDPNRTNRFKYTENINAAYINYGGKLGTKTSYQLGFRAEHTHSVGNSVTLNDVRDRNYLNLFPSVFLSRQLDSSNVLNFSYSRRIDRPNYQSLNPFEFYLDPYTFQRGNPNLRPQYTHAVQLTHVYKNFLNTSLSYSRINDLIASEVPHQIASENKTYVTTENLDNQDNLNLTVSMPIPVAKWWTLQANFTGSYNRYKSYYQDALYDVEQFNYNINASNQIKMAHDWTAELSGWYNSRAVYGFFVAKPQGMINVGLQKSIWEKKGTLRLNVSDIFWMNRFRGTSEFQDISLRVNSTWPSRQVRLTFTYRFGNQNVKGARQRNTGADDLQQRVQTN; from the coding sequence ATGAAATTTTTTACCTACCTGGTAGCTCTGCTACTGGTTCCGGCCTTTCTTTGGGCTCAGAATAACGACCGCGGCTCCATATCTGGCTCCGTCCTCGACGAAAAACAGGCCGCTTTTCCCTTTGTCAATGTACTGCTGCTAAAAGCTAAGGACTCCACCCTGGCAAAGGGCATGACCACCGATAACGACGGTAAGTTTGCGTTTGAACAGGTGGAGGCAGGCCGCTACCTGACGCTGGTTTCGATGGTCGGGTACCAAAAAGTATACAGTCCCGTCTTCGTGGTGGCCAATGCACCTGTTCAACTTTCGGCCGTGACGCTTTCCGTCAGTGCCGAGCTACTGAACGAGGTGAAAGTGTTAGCCCAAAAACCTTTCATCGAGCAGGAAATCGACCGCACGGTCGTCAATGTAGAGAATAGCATCGTATCGGCTGGGGCCACGGCGCTGGAAGTACTGGAACGCTCGCCGGGTGTGGTGGTAGACCAGCAGAATGATCGTCTTCAATTGCGCGGAAAAGCGGGAGTCATCGTGCAAATCGATGGCAAACAGACCTACCTTTCCCAAACGGAATTGATGAACTTGCTTCGTAACACGCCCAGCGACAACATCGAGAAGATCGAACTGATCACCAATCCGTCGGCCAAGTACGACGCGGCCGGCAATTCGGGAATCATCAATATCAAGTTCAAAAAGAACAAGAACTTTGGCACCAACGGCAACTTCTCCCTCGGAGCGGGGTACTCGCGCTACGGCCGTGGCAATGGTTCGCTGGCGCTCAATCACCGGCAGGGTAAAATCAACATTTTCGGTAATGGTAGTTTTTTTGCCGGAAAGGGGTTCAACAATAACAATATCTACCGCAAGATTCCCTACGAGGGCAATGTGACGATTTTCGATAACCGCACCGAGCGGATCTGGGAATCGCAGAATTACAGCGCCCGCGCCGGAATGGATTACAGCATCTCGGACAAAACCACTCTGGGTGTACTTGCTTCGGCTTTTTTCAACGACTGGGCCACCCCCGAAGGGATTGCCACGACCCGTATCCTGGACGGAAATCTCGACTTGCAGCAGTCGTTCGTGACCAAATCTACCAGCGGCCAAAAGCTTAAGAATGTAACAGCCAACGTGAATGTGAAGCACAAATTTGATGACAAAGGCAAGGAGCTGACCTTCGATGCCGACTACGTGCGCTACGGTGGACAAAGCTTCAATAACCTGAATACTACCTACTACAAACCCGGCGGTGCAATGGATGGTACCCCCGATCTGGTGCGCAACCAGATGCCTTCGACCATCAACATCGGCGTGGCCAAGATGGATTACGTACAGATGCTGGGTAAGGGAAAATTCGAAACCGGACTGAAAACCAGCTACGTGGCTTCAGACAATAACATGACGTTTGAGGTGAAGCAGGATGTCTGGACGATCGACCCCAACCGCACGAACCGATTTAAATATACCGAAAACATCAATGCGGCTTACATCAATTATGGCGGCAAGCTGGGCACCAAAACTTCATATCAACTGGGGTTCCGGGCCGAGCACACACATTCGGTAGGCAATTCGGTGACGCTGAACGATGTACGCGACCGCAACTACCTCAATCTGTTTCCGAGCGTATTCCTGTCGCGGCAGCTGGATAGCAGCAACGTGCTGAATTTCTCGTACAGCCGCCGCATCGACCGGCCCAACTACCAGTCGCTCAATCCATTCGAGTTTTATCTGGACCCTTATACGTTTCAGCGGGGCAATCCCAACCTGCGTCCGCAGTATACCCACGCAGTGCAGTTGACGCACGTGTACAAGAATTTCCTGAACACCAGCCTTTCGTACAGCCGAATCAACGATCTGATCGCCAGCGAGGTACCTCACCAGATTGCGTCTGAGAACAAAACCTACGTGACCACCGAGAACCTCGACAACCAGGACAATCTGAACCTGACCGTTTCGATGCCGATTCCGGTGGCGAAGTGGTGGACGCTACAGGCCAACTTTACGGGTTCGTACAACCGCTACAAATCCTATTACCAGGACGCGCTGTACGATGTGGAGCAGTTCAATTACAATATAAACGCCAGCAATCAAATCAAGATGGCCCATGACTGGACGGCCGAGCTGTCGGGCTGGTACAACAGCCGCGCGGTGTACGGGTTCTTTGTGGCCAAGCCGCAGGGCATGATCAACGTGGGCTTGCAGAAAAGCATTTGGGAAAAGAAAGGTACCCTGCGCCTGAACGTCAGCGACATTTTCTGGATGAACAGATTCCGGGGTACCTCCGAATTCCAGGACATCAGCCTTCGAGTGAATTCGACGTGGCCCAGCCGTCAGGTACGTCTGACGTTCACCTACCGATTCGGTAATCAGAACGTGAAGGGTGCACGGCAGCGCAATACCGGTGCCGACGATCTGCAGCAGCGCGTACAAACGAATTAA
- a CDS encoding ABC-F family ATP-binding cassette domain-containing protein — MIAITNLSYYLGDRALYDSASLHIKPKQKIGLIGLNGTGKSTLLRLIDGEYQPDEGTISKSGDCSIGFLNQDLLSYQSDDSILSVAMQAFERQNELQVQIDKILHEMEANYRDELVDKLARAQDEFEALDGYTIQSKAEAILEGLGFSTDDLHQPLRLFSGGWRMRVMLAKLLLQKPALLMLDEPTNHLDLPSIQWVEKYVQNYEGAVIVVSHDREFLDNVVDTIVEVSGAKLNLYSGNYSFYEEEKTLRNEIQRGAYENQQAKIRQTERFIERFKAKATKARQVQSRVKALDRMETVDEVIDENAKVHFRFQFTTQPGRHVFQLEDTSKAYGEKLILDHTNISMERGDKIALIGANGRGKSTVLRIVAGTEDIEGTRRLGHNVSFTFYAQHQLESLNITHNLIEELKYANPTKSETELRTVLGCFLFTGDDVFKKIKVLSGGEKSRVALAKVLLSQANFLLLDEPTNHLDMQSVNILIQALQQYEGSYIVVSHDRYFVESIANKIWYIEDHQIKEYPGTYEEYELWLEERGLESAVSEKAIVSSAPPPKSTAAPASNNGQKKEGTPKPDNQKALKQAQKLISELEATISELETEKKALETQLADPASYAEKGTLERLNEQYAHTQKKIADTTQAWEVAMLEVEELS, encoded by the coding sequence ATGATTGCGATAACGAACCTCAGCTATTACCTCGGCGACCGCGCGCTCTACGACAGCGCTTCGCTGCATATCAAACCCAAGCAGAAAATCGGCCTGATCGGCCTGAACGGCACGGGAAAATCCACATTGTTGCGCCTGATCGACGGCGAATATCAGCCCGATGAAGGTACCATTTCCAAATCGGGCGACTGCTCCATTGGTTTTTTGAATCAGGATTTGCTCTCTTACCAAAGCGATGACTCCATTCTGTCGGTGGCGATGCAGGCCTTTGAGCGGCAGAACGAACTGCAGGTACAGATCGACAAGATTCTGCACGAAATGGAAGCCAACTACCGGGACGAACTGGTGGATAAGCTGGCCCGCGCCCAGGACGAATTCGAAGCCCTGGACGGCTACACTATTCAATCGAAGGCGGAGGCCATTCTGGAAGGATTGGGTTTTTCGACCGACGACCTCCACCAGCCCCTGCGGCTGTTTTCGGGCGGTTGGCGGATGCGGGTGATGCTGGCCAAGCTGCTGCTGCAAAAGCCCGCCCTGCTGATGCTCGATGAGCCTACCAACCACCTGGACCTACCTTCTATTCAATGGGTGGAGAAGTACGTTCAGAACTACGAAGGGGCTGTAATTGTAGTTTCCCACGACCGCGAGTTTCTGGATAATGTGGTGGATACGATTGTGGAGGTTTCGGGCGCGAAACTGAATCTGTACTCGGGGAATTATTCTTTCTACGAGGAAGAAAAAACGCTACGCAACGAAATCCAGCGGGGGGCTTACGAAAATCAGCAGGCCAAAATCCGCCAGACCGAACGCTTCATTGAGCGGTTCAAAGCCAAAGCCACCAAAGCCCGGCAGGTACAGAGCCGCGTGAAGGCCCTGGATCGCATGGAAACGGTAGACGAAGTGATCGACGAAAACGCCAAGGTGCATTTCCGGTTTCAGTTTACGACGCAGCCAGGCCGCCACGTGTTCCAGTTGGAAGATACCTCCAAAGCCTACGGTGAGAAGCTCATTCTTGATCATACTAATATCAGTATGGAGCGGGGCGATAAAATAGCCCTGATCGGCGCTAATGGGCGCGGAAAATCCACCGTGCTCCGGATCGTGGCCGGCACGGAAGACATCGAAGGTACCCGGCGGCTGGGACATAACGTGTCGTTCACTTTCTACGCCCAGCACCAGCTGGAGTCGCTAAACATCACCCACAACCTGATCGAGGAGTTGAAATACGCCAACCCTACCAAATCCGAAACGGAATTGCGGACGGTACTCGGCTGTTTCCTGTTCACCGGCGATGATGTGTTCAAGAAAATCAAGGTACTCTCAGGGGGTGAGAAATCGCGGGTGGCGCTGGCCAAGGTACTTCTCTCTCAGGCCAACTTCCTGCTGCTCGATGAGCCTACCAACCACCTGGATATGCAGTCGGTCAATATTTTGATCCAAGCTCTGCAACAGTACGAAGGTAGCTACATCGTGGTGAGTCATGACCGGTATTTTGTGGAGTCCATCGCCAACAAAATCTGGTACATTGAGGATCATCAGATCAAGGAGTACCCGGGTACCTATGAGGAATACGAGTTGTGGCTGGAAGAACGCGGCCTGGAGTCGGCCGTGAGCGAGAAGGCCATTGTCAGCAGTGCGCCGCCGCCCAAAAGCACCGCCGCCCCGGCCTCCAACAATGGGCAGAAAAAAGAGGGTACCCCCAAGCCTGACAATCAGAAAGCGCTGAAACAGGCGCAGAAATTGATCAGTGAGTTGGAAGCAACTATTTCGGAACTGGAAACCGAGAAGAAAGCTCTCGAAACCCAACTGGCCGATCCGGCTTCGTACGCCGAAAAAGGTACCTTGGAAAGGTTGAACGAACAATACGCCCATACTCAAAAGAAGATCGCCGACACTACGCAGGCCTGGGAAGTCGCCATGCTGGAAGTAGAGGAATTGAGTTAG